The following proteins come from a genomic window of Catalinimonas alkaloidigena:
- a CDS encoding choice-of-anchor tandem repeat GloVer-containing protein, with amino-acid sequence MTHFFHFPRIVLVLLVGLFYLPLHTTYAQTRLYGATTYGAQGTGSLFSINPDGSDYRNEYVFPDLSYGPADRPVQASNGLFYSVTTKDGDYGYGLIFSTAPSGAYTRLHAFSAEEGAGATGLTQGPDGALYGMTTTAFYRITPDGDFRIVRSFSMSEGQAPVGSLIYRDGYFYGNTTWGGANNLGTLFRLKPDGSAFQKLRDMSEADGGRAIGQFLELNGYFYGVALGSFQSIYWSYTTPGSVFRMRPDGTEFEPVHLFASPYFPVGEVVQAPNGYLYGIARRRISADVSIYVTYKMQPDGSDYTIVGRENLDADDVFTPATNYVTDRILKSLTIGPDGLLYGFYEGLYDGGRNSYAGATVIFRIEANDEYSLVKKLSVNDHPIGSFTVGDDGLMYILTDRYISGILSSPRQSGGFFLRINPQDNSSEVVHRLGAFNGENCDAQTLIQVSDYLYGACRQGGMALGGTFFRYHIPSGTFEKLHDFDSYSFPGGKLALVDDQLYGVVINDYLHGVDISSYGSAINVYHIGLDGSNFTELTNFYPPYGGGGYARNPWSGLIYGSDGYFYIPNGGHSDASYGDDAAILKATLNGDTVTEIVSFRSEFPNDYISQYGFEPHELMEGSDDLLYAMFNSEGAYAQGALVRVSKDGSMKQNLHNFAGSDGAFPFGGLIEGPGGMLYGMTRAGGTHDLGTLFRLKTNGFDFQKLYDFSPTSGGAPVGSLTLGADGFLYGMTREEGSHDFGTLFRLKTDGSAFTLLHDFARADGIHPQGALVLVGDSTPMPSLSLEAECVEVGAAWRTESSTLASHEAFVYAPTSHFQPTGQASDRLRFTFSITQPDAYTLAARVRAISHQRNSFWVRLNGGAWQRWDLPVSPEYQWVALPFSDTALGVGAHVLEVEFREFRTHFDKLVLTPGALPTDLGPEATNCTPPPVDYAAYFEAECAQYGSNWRAKASNIAAHGAYLYVPFSSFYAPWDGSNVLYDMVTFTLPVPQRDHYTLWARVRAISHQRNSFWVRLNGGPWQRWDLPVSPEYQWVALPFSGSELLSGPNLVDFSYRESYTQLDQLFVTNTDQVPSGQGAASNCDDERPRSEPASPVAPGLVLYPNPTKDRFVLTASDVALSQAQVHVSTLEGRTLPHVPTRLQGNGWEVDLSAQPAGVYLIKVTTPDRVYTQRVVKQ; translated from the coding sequence ATGACGCACTTTTTCCATTTCCCCCGCATCGTACTGGTTTTGCTGGTAGGCCTGTTTTATCTGCCCCTGCACACAACGTACGCACAAACACGCCTGTACGGCGCTACCACCTATGGCGCACAGGGCACCGGTTCTCTGTTCTCGATCAATCCGGACGGGAGCGACTATCGAAACGAATACGTATTTCCCGATTTGAGTTACGGTCCTGCCGACCGCCCGGTACAGGCGAGTAACGGCCTGTTCTACAGCGTCACCACCAAAGACGGTGACTATGGCTATGGCCTCATTTTCAGCACCGCCCCGTCGGGCGCTTACACCCGTCTGCACGCTTTTTCGGCCGAAGAAGGTGCCGGGGCGACCGGCTTAACCCAGGGTCCGGACGGGGCGCTGTACGGGATGACCACGACCGCCTTTTACCGGATCACGCCGGACGGAGACTTTCGTATCGTACGCTCCTTTTCCATGTCGGAGGGCCAGGCACCGGTGGGCAGTCTAATTTATCGGGACGGCTACTTTTACGGGAACACGACGTGGGGCGGTGCCAACAACCTGGGTACCCTCTTTCGCCTCAAGCCGGACGGATCAGCGTTCCAGAAGCTCCGGGATATGTCGGAGGCAGACGGGGGGCGGGCGATCGGCCAGTTTCTGGAACTGAACGGCTACTTCTACGGGGTGGCCTTGGGCAGTTTCCAAAGCATTTACTGGAGTTATACTACGCCCGGCAGCGTATTCCGCATGCGTCCCGACGGGACCGAGTTTGAACCCGTACACCTGTTTGCGTCTCCCTATTTCCCGGTCGGCGAGGTGGTGCAGGCACCCAACGGCTACTTATACGGCATTGCGCGTCGGCGCATTTCAGCGGATGTGTCCATCTACGTTACCTACAAAATGCAACCCGATGGCTCAGACTACACAATTGTGGGCAGGGAAAATCTAGATGCCGACGATGTGTTTACTCCCGCAACCAATTACGTAACAGATCGCATCCTAAAGTCCCTGACCATCGGCCCGGACGGATTGCTGTACGGTTTTTACGAAGGCCTGTACGATGGCGGACGCAACAGCTATGCAGGAGCGACGGTAATATTCCGCATCGAAGCAAACGATGAGTATTCACTTGTTAAAAAGCTTAGCGTCAACGACCATCCGATCGGTAGCTTCACCGTAGGCGACGACGGCTTGATGTACATACTGACCGACCGATACATATCGGGTATTTTGTCCTCCCCCAGGCAAAGTGGCGGTTTCTTTCTTCGGATCAACCCGCAGGACAACTCCTCCGAAGTAGTGCATCGCCTGGGTGCTTTCAATGGCGAAAACTGCGACGCGCAGACGTTAATCCAGGTAAGCGATTACCTATACGGTGCTTGCCGACAGGGAGGCATGGCGCTGGGGGGAACGTTTTTTCGGTACCATATCCCGTCCGGTACGTTCGAGAAGCTACACGATTTCGATTCCTACAGTTTTCCGGGCGGAAAACTGGCGCTGGTCGACGATCAGCTCTACGGCGTGGTGATCAACGATTATTTGCACGGCGTTGACATCAGTTCGTATGGCTCTGCCATCAATGTATACCACATTGGACTGGACGGCAGCAACTTCACCGAGCTCACTAACTTTTATCCTCCGTATGGCGGGGGGGGATACGCCCGAAACCCGTGGTCTGGATTGATTTATGGCTCAGACGGTTATTTTTACATTCCTAATGGAGGCCACTCCGATGCTAGCTACGGTGACGATGCTGCCATCCTTAAAGCAACCCTGAATGGCGATACTGTAACCGAGATTGTCTCATTCCGTTCAGAGTTTCCTAATGACTACATCTCTCAATACGGTTTCGAGCCCCACGAACTGATGGAAGGGAGCGACGACCTGCTCTACGCAATGTTCAACTCGGAAGGTGCCTACGCCCAGGGAGCCCTCGTCAGAGTGTCGAAAGACGGAAGTATGAAGCAAAACCTCCACAATTTTGCAGGCAGCGACGGGGCCTTCCCCTTCGGAGGATTGATCGAAGGTCCTGGCGGCATGCTCTACGGCATGACCCGCGCCGGCGGCACCCACGACCTGGGCACCCTCTTCCGCCTGAAGACCAACGGCTTCGACTTTCAGAAACTCTACGACTTCTCTCCCACCAGCGGCGGCGCACCGGTCGGCAGCCTCACCCTCGGGGCCGACGGCTTCCTCTACGGCATGACCCGCGAGGAAGGCAGCCACGACTTCGGCACCCTCTTCCGCCTGAAGACCGACGGCTCCGCCTTCACACTCCTGCACGATTTCGCCCGGGCCGACGGCATCCACCCCCAGGGCGCACTGGTGCTGGTCGGTGACTCCACCCCAATGCCCTCCCTCAGCCTGGAGGCCGAATGCGTCGAGGTCGGGGCAGCCTGGCGCACCGAGAGCAGCACCCTGGCCTCGCACGAGGCGTTCGTCTACGCCCCCACCTCCCACTTTCAGCCCACCGGACAGGCCAGCGACCGCCTCCGCTTTACCTTCTCCATCACCCAGCCCGATGCCTATACGCTGGCCGCCCGCGTGCGGGCCATCAGCCACCAGCGCAACTCCTTTTGGGTGCGCCTCAACGGCGGAGCCTGGCAACGTTGGGACCTGCCCGTCAGCCCGGAGTACCAGTGGGTGGCCCTTCCCTTCAGCGATACGGCACTAGGAGTCGGCGCTCACGTGCTGGAGGTCGAGTTCCGCGAGTTTCGTACCCACTTCGACAAGCTGGTGCTCACCCCCGGGGCACTGCCGACCGACCTGGGGCCGGAGGCCACCAACTGCACGCCGCCCCCGGTCGACTATGCGGCCTACTTCGAGGCAGAATGTGCGCAGTACGGGTCCAACTGGCGCGCCAAGGCCAGCAACATCGCAGCACACGGGGCTTACCTGTATGTGCCCTTCTCCAGCTTTTACGCTCCTTGGGATGGCTCTAACGTGCTTTACGATATGGTCACCTTCACGTTGCCCGTACCGCAGCGGGATCACTACACACTCTGGGCGCGGGTGCGGGCCATCAGCCACCAGCGCAACTCCTTCTGGGTGCGCCTCAACGGCGGGCCCTGGCAGCGCTGGGATCTGCCCGTCAGTCCGGAGTACCAGTGGGTAGCCCTTCCCTTCAGCGGGTCCGAGCTGCTGAGCGGGCCCAACCTGGTGGACTTTTCTTACCGAGAGTCCTACACGCAGTTGGATCAGCTCTTTGTCACCAACACCGATCAGGTTCCCTCCGGTCAGGGCGCAGCCAGCAACTGTGATGACGAGCGTCCCCGATCCGAACCAGCCAGTCCTGTCGCGCCAGGACTAGTGCTCTACCCCAATCCGACGAAGGATCGGTTTGTATTGACTGCCAGCGACGTGGCGTTGAGCCAGGCACAGGTACACGTTTCTACTCTGGAAGGGCGGACGTTGCCCCATGTCCCCACGCGCCTGCAGGGCAATGGCTGGGAAGTGGATCTGAGCGCTCAGCCGGCCGGTGTGTACCTCATCAAAGTCACGACTCCCGACCGCGTGTACACCCAGCGCGTCGTGAAGCAATAA